One Mycoplasmopsis caviae DNA segment encodes these proteins:
- a CDS encoding TrmH family RNA methyltransferase, producing the protein MEKIVISSVNNPKIKHLKQIQKDNKSDYFLVSGYHLVNEALAKNLVVEIFELENKNTYKTATLVKENVLKSISNLLHPDGVVALCIKPNHKIGNKIILLDNVQDPGNVGTIIRNAACFNFDTVISNVNFYNDKVIRATQGALFSISLIKEINNEALLRELSKNGYYIIATSLEKDSIKLDELKINSKKLVIILGNEGRGISKNLYKYCDQKVYIPIEFESLNVAVASGIILNNIYNNKK; encoded by the coding sequence ATGGAAAAAATAGTAATTTCAAGTGTTAATAATCCTAAAATTAAGCATTTAAAACAGATTCAAAAAGACAACAAAAGTGATTACTTTTTAGTTTCAGGTTATCATTTAGTAAATGAAGCTTTGGCTAAAAATTTAGTAGTTGAAATATTTGAATTAGAAAACAAAAACACCTATAAAACAGCCACATTAGTAAAAGAAAATGTACTCAAAAGTATTTCTAATCTCTTACATCCAGATGGCGTTGTTGCATTATGTATAAAGCCTAATCATAAGATTGGCAACAAAATAATTTTACTTGATAATGTTCAGGATCCAGGTAATGTTGGAACCATAATAAGAAATGCAGCATGTTTTAACTTTGACACAGTCATATCAAACGTTAACTTCTATAATGACAAGGTAATTAGAGCAACACAAGGTGCATTATTTAGTATCTCACTCATTAAGGAAATAAATAATGAAGCACTATTAAGAGAATTGAGCAAAAACGGTTATTACATTATAGCCACATCCCTTGAAAAAGATTCTATTAAGCTCGATGAGTTAAAAATTAATAGCAAAAAACTTGTAATAATTTTAGGTAATGAGGGTAGAGGAATTAGCAAAAATTTATATAAATATTGTGATCAAAAAGTTTATATTCCTATTGAGTTTGAAAGCCTTAATGTAGCTGTTGCTAGTGGAATAATACTAAATAATATATATAATAATAAGAAATAA
- a CDS encoding ABC transporter ATP-binding protein, whose product METQYAVEFEHITKDFVGIRANDDVTFKVKKGTIHALIGENGAGKSTLTSILFGLYEPTMGSIKINGKTTIIKNPNQANDLGIGMVHQHFKLVDVYTNLENVIMGSEFTLPRLNFLDKSIASIKIKAIQDLYNLKFDLKQQTSKASVATQQKVEIMKMLYRDADILVFDEPTAVLTDQEIKGLLETMKVFRENGKTIIFISHKLNEVKEVADEATVIRKGRVIGTFDVATTSIEQMAEAMVGSKVVLPLNDGKIANPNSEPVLEFENVNVKANVSLHDVSFKVRPGEILAFAGVEGNGQETLEKTIYGLLKPKSGSIFMNIKKTVKNPETNKTVEKVVRTDIAKWGVNKRNKVSKINVVPGDRHKYCLVLDFNIEDNSILRRLNYKEFAPFGLINFKKKRDLFKEIEVDFDVRGTNDGISLARSLSGGNQQKAIVGREMATEHELLLIVQPTRGLDVGAIKLIHSKIIKEKEAGKAIILISYELDEVLALADTIAVINSGKILSVRPSKEYTRAEIGLLMAETVKKGEEKNA is encoded by the coding sequence ATGGAAACACAATATGCAGTAGAATTTGAACACATTACAAAAGATTTTGTTGGTATTCGTGCCAATGATGATGTTACATTCAAAGTTAAAAAAGGTACAATTCATGCTTTAATTGGTGAAAATGGTGCTGGTAAGAGCACTTTGACATCAATTTTATTTGGTTTGTATGAACCAACGATGGGTTCTATTAAAATTAATGGCAAAACAACCATTATTAAGAATCCAAACCAAGCTAACGACCTTGGTATTGGAATGGTTCACCAACATTTTAAACTTGTTGATGTTTATACAAATTTAGAAAATGTAATAATGGGTTCTGAATTTACCTTACCAAGACTCAATTTTCTAGATAAAAGTATAGCTTCAATAAAAATCAAAGCAATTCAAGATTTATATAATCTTAAATTTGACTTAAAACAACAAACATCAAAAGCATCAGTTGCAACTCAACAAAAAGTTGAAATTATGAAAATGCTTTATAGAGATGCTGATATTTTAGTTTTTGATGAACCTACAGCCGTTTTAACAGACCAAGAAATCAAAGGTCTTCTTGAAACGATGAAAGTTTTTAGAGAAAATGGAAAGACAATCATATTTATCTCACACAAATTAAATGAAGTTAAAGAGGTTGCTGATGAGGCGACAGTTATTCGAAAAGGTAGAGTAATTGGCACATTTGATGTAGCAACAACATCTATTGAGCAAATGGCTGAAGCAATGGTTGGTTCAAAAGTTGTTTTACCACTTAATGATGGTAAAATTGCTAATCCAAATTCTGAGCCAGTATTAGAATTTGAAAACGTAAATGTTAAAGCTAATGTTTCACTCCATGATGTTTCGTTTAAAGTTAGACCTGGTGAAATTTTAGCTTTTGCTGGTGTTGAAGGTAATGGACAAGAAACACTAGAAAAAACAATATATGGATTATTAAAACCTAAGTCTGGTTCAATATTTATGAATATTAAAAAAACTGTTAAGAATCCAGAAACAAATAAAACAGTTGAAAAAGTTGTTAGAACAGACATAGCAAAATGAGGCGTTAACAAAAGAAATAAAGTTTCTAAAATTAATGTTGTTCCAGGTGATAGACATAAATATTGTTTGGTTCTCGACTTCAATATTGAAGATAATTCAATTCTTAGAAGACTTAACTATAAGGAATTTGCACCCTTTGGACTAATTAATTTTAAGAAGAAAAGAGATCTTTTTAAAGAAATTGAAGTTGATTTTGACGTTCGTGGAACAAATGACGGTATATCACTTGCTAGATCGCTTTCGGGTGGTAACCAACAAAAAGCAATCGTAGGTCGTGAAATGGCCACTGAGCATGAATTATTATTAATTGTTCAGCCAACACGTGGGCTTGATGTTGGGGCGATTAAATTGATTCACTCAAAAATAATTAAAGAAAAAGAAGCAGGAAAAGCTATTATTTTAATCTCATATGAATTAGATGAAGTTTTAGCTCTTGCAGATACAATTGCTGTCATTAACTCAGGTAAAATTCTTAGTGTAAGACCATCAAAGGAATACACAAGAGCAGAAATTGGTTTATTAATGGCTGAAACAGTCAAAAAAGGAGAGGAGAAAAATGCATAA
- the tig gene encoding trigger factor: MADNNKNVTIDEKKSELTYKLEINGKEWEKLYAETLEKKVKSIKIPGFRPGKAPQHEINKRINPLEIANDAIDAYWTKNYASIKEQLTSQYKRLAFIPQMELKNFDPQKGAELDLIFPLLPDFEKIEIKSPKTKFELLKVTKKDVEDFIKQSLERNALIITLEKNEKTKIGDFVTLNYKGFVNNEPFDGGEAQNFDLKLGSKTFIDTFEEQLVGKKIGWKGEVKVTFPKDYGVDKLSGQPAIFEVEIVDARRKENVELTEKNINSVQLPKMANVKNIDDLKKEVKLTLEISSLDESIEKFFELLIDEFLEKNKFEVHKIFVKDQVKEALSEVESNLKRQKVKFYEYLKLLGKTKEQFIDFLTKDQINKVKHQTISNQIFNSVEATFEKEKFESRILSIAYSMGFEPDIIKNAFFDENGKITKDGDVIKKLETFVVLETILAKYDKEGFAEYSKAKDELTKILDKKIKEYFAKDKQEETKKDESKDKPKTEKKTTKKATSKK; the protein is encoded by the coding sequence ATGGCTGATAATAACAAAAATGTTACTATTGATGAAAAGAAAAGCGAACTAACATATAAACTTGAAATCAATGGTAAAGAATGAGAAAAACTTTATGCAGAAACATTAGAAAAAAAAGTTAAAAGTATTAAAATTCCTGGCTTTAGACCTGGTAAAGCTCCACAACATGAAATTAATAAAAGAATTAATCCACTTGAAATTGCAAATGATGCAATTGACGCTTACTGAACTAAAAATTATGCTTCAATAAAAGAACAATTAACAAGTCAATATAAAAGATTAGCATTTATTCCACAAATGGAATTAAAAAACTTTGATCCGCAAAAAGGTGCAGAACTTGATTTGATTTTTCCACTTTTACCTGACTTTGAAAAAATTGAAATTAAGTCTCCTAAAACAAAATTTGAATTGCTAAAGGTTACAAAGAAAGATGTTGAAGATTTTATTAAACAATCACTTGAAAGAAATGCATTAATTATAACACTTGAAAAAAATGAAAAAACGAAAATTGGCGATTTCGTAACACTTAATTATAAAGGTTTTGTTAACAATGAACCATTTGATGGTGGAGAAGCACAAAATTTTGATCTTAAACTAGGTTCAAAAACATTTATTGATACATTTGAAGAACAATTAGTAGGCAAGAAAATTGGTTGAAAAGGCGAAGTAAAAGTAACATTTCCAAAAGATTATGGTGTTGATAAACTTAGTGGTCAACCAGCAATTTTTGAAGTGGAAATTGTTGATGCAAGAAGAAAAGAAAATGTTGAATTGACTGAAAAAAATATAAACTCAGTTCAATTACCGAAAATGGCAAATGTTAAGAACATAGATGATTTGAAAAAAGAAGTTAAATTGACACTTGAAATATCATCTCTTGATGAATCAATTGAAAAATTCTTTGAATTGCTAATTGATGAATTTCTTGAAAAGAATAAGTTTGAAGTTCATAAAATATTCGTAAAGGATCAAGTTAAAGAAGCTCTTTCTGAGGTTGAATCAAACTTAAAACGACAAAAAGTTAAATTTTATGAATATCTTAAGCTTTTAGGCAAAACTAAAGAACAATTTATAGATTTTTTAACCAAGGATCAAATTAATAAGGTTAAGCACCAAACAATTAGTAATCAAATTTTTAACTCAGTTGAAGCAACATTTGAAAAAGAAAAATTTGAATCTAGAATACTTTCAATCGCATATAGTATGGGTTTTGAACCAGATATTATTAAAAATGCATTTTTTGATGAAAACGGGAAAATTACCAAAGATGGCGATGTTATCAAGAAGCTAGAAACATTTGTTGTTTTGGAAACAATTTTAGCTAAGTATGATAAAGAAGGTTTTGCTGAATATTCAAAAGCAAAAGATGAGTTAACTAAAATTTTAGATAAGAAAATTAAAGAATATTTTGCCAAAGATAAGCAAGAAGAAACTAAAAAAGACGAATCAAAAGATAAACCTAAAACTGAAAAAAAGACAACTAAAAAAGCAACAAGCAAAAAATAA
- the glyA gene encoding serine hydroxymethyltransferase, with the protein MYKKIKLLDKKIEEAINNEIKRQNEHIELIASENYVSEDVLKATGSVLTNKYGEGYPYRRYYGGCENVDVVEKLAIERAKELFNVRYVNVQPYSGSVANAVALASLANPGEKIMGLSLASGGHLTHGYKISFSGFLYKSVSYDVDENGLLDYDVIKELAIREKPKVIICGYSAYSRIINWAKFREIADTCGAYLMADIAHISGLIIAGVHPSPVPYADIITTTTHKTLRGARGAIIMTNNDELAKKIDRWVFPGYQGGPLFHAIAGKAVAFGEALLPSFKEYGKCVVENSKEFAQAFLDKGVSIVSGGTDNHLFTINVYKSYGISGKDAEMLLGKFNITVNKNTVPFDTLSPMVASGIRLGSAAMTSRKFSKWNQLAQIIDTILRSHKTILENKTLTYNLKKQVKVLTKEFPIITVYR; encoded by the coding sequence ATGTACAAAAAAATTAAATTATTAGATAAAAAAATTGAAGAAGCTATTAATAATGAAATTAAAAGACAAAATGAACACATTGAATTAATTGCATCTGAAAACTATGTTTCAGAAGATGTGCTAAAAGCCACCGGAAGTGTCTTAACAAATAAATATGGAGAAGGTTATCCATACAGAAGATATTATGGTGGATGTGAAAATGTTGATGTTGTTGAAAAATTAGCCATTGAGAGAGCAAAAGAATTATTTAATGTTAGATACGTTAATGTTCAACCTTATTCAGGTAGTGTAGCCAATGCAGTTGCACTTGCATCACTAGCGAATCCAGGTGAAAAAATTATGGGGCTTTCTCTTGCTTCAGGTGGACACTTAACTCATGGATATAAGATTTCATTTAGTGGTTTTTTATACAAAAGTGTTTCATATGATGTTGATGAAAACGGACTACTTGATTATGATGTTATTAAAGAGTTAGCTATTAGAGAAAAGCCAAAAGTAATTATTTGTGGTTATTCTGCTTACTCAAGAATAATAAATTGAGCTAAATTTAGAGAAATAGCCGACACTTGTGGCGCATATCTAATGGCTGATATTGCACATATTTCTGGTTTAATTATCGCTGGAGTTCACCCAAGTCCAGTACCTTATGCAGATATTATCACAACTACAACCCACAAAACTCTAAGGGGAGCAAGAGGCGCAATTATAATGACTAACAATGATGAATTAGCTAAAAAAATTGATCGTTGAGTTTTTCCTGGATATCAAGGCGGGCCACTATTTCATGCAATAGCAGGCAAAGCAGTTGCTTTTGGCGAAGCACTATTGCCCTCATTTAAGGAATATGGTAAGTGTGTTGTTGAAAATTCAAAAGAATTTGCACAAGCATTTTTAGATAAAGGCGTTTCAATTGTTTCGGGTGGAACAGATAATCATTTATTTACAATTAATGTTTACAAAAGTTATGGGATTTCAGGTAAGGATGCTGAAATGTTGTTGGGTAAATTTAACATTACTGTTAATAAAAATACAGTTCCTTTTGACACATTAAGTCCAATGGTTGCAAGCGGAATAAGATTAGGAAGTGCAGCAATGACTTCAAGAAAGTTTTCTAAATGAAACCAACTTGCACAAATTATTGACACAATTTTAAGAAGTCATAAAACAATTTTAGAAAATAAAACACTAACATATAATCTAAAAAAACAAGTTAAAGTGCTTACAAAAGAATTTCCAATTATTACAGTTTATAGATAA
- a CDS encoding ABC transporter permease: MHKQKTQQEKSKSLVDKLNDKISSFLRKLFLSESTATGIRRLLNTLWAIGLSLLIGTVFLSFYNLNPFEYLYILFSKGATGESQSLMLIIIVYGLATAGVSFSFKAGFFNIGVPGQMMLGGISALIIINKLTPVGSSLYKSDFNLILIMIFSGVCGFMLAALAGIFKTFFKIHEVVSTILLNWIVVALGEYFFVNYPLPHPNSTTGSYSIGLRGIFHPANFVVWGMILFILIAIVLFVIMSFTTLGYKIKMNGINKNASEYSGSNQHLLTILSLGFSGFLAGIAGFVYFAVKETKYTVTVLSQPLSQGFNTIPIALIGQNNPIGIIFSTIFYSIMDNGQTFISDEYSSSGVKEGGLDIIFGIIIYTAALSSSFSNFRPINILRRAIALNTQSIYKREKANVKAKIKEYKETYKKNLVVAKENYNKNKPQFAKIKAQIKELDNSVLLKIGKNKNKMNSKEVETLFQNVAKQKLELKQKLDQLGYNEIHDLKNIYQASKIKVLSEFRLKKEEYINEFKYIFWYKYSIFSIQKIKFT; this comes from the coding sequence ATGCATAAGCAAAAGACTCAACAGGAAAAGAGTAAAAGTTTAGTTGACAAATTAAATGATAAAATTTCATCTTTTTTAAGAAAACTTTTCCTTTCTGAATCGACAGCAACAGGCATAAGAAGATTACTAAATACGTTATGAGCAATTGGTTTATCATTACTTATCGGAACAGTATTCTTATCATTTTATAATTTAAATCCATTTGAATATCTATATATCTTATTTAGTAAAGGTGCAACAGGCGAGTCACAATCATTAATGTTGATAATTATCGTTTATGGTCTTGCAACTGCTGGTGTAAGTTTTTCATTTAAGGCGGGATTCTTTAATATTGGTGTTCCTGGTCAAATGATGTTAGGCGGAATTAGTGCATTAATAATCATTAATAAGTTAACACCTGTTGGTTCAAGCCTATATAAAAGTGATTTTAATTTAATATTAATTATGATATTTTCAGGTGTTTGTGGCTTTATGCTAGCAGCACTTGCAGGCATTTTTAAAACATTTTTTAAGATTCATGAGGTTGTTTCAACAATATTATTAAACTGAATAGTTGTTGCACTTGGAGAATACTTTTTTGTTAATTATCCTCTTCCACATCCAAATAGTACAACAGGTAGTTATTCAATAGGTTTACGTGGAATATTTCATCCTGCTAACTTTGTTGTATGAGGAATGATATTATTTATTCTAATTGCAATTGTACTTTTTGTTATTATGTCATTTACAACCCTTGGCTACAAGATTAAGATGAATGGTATTAACAAGAATGCAAGTGAATATTCGGGTTCAAATCAACATTTGTTAACTATTTTATCTCTTGGATTTTCAGGGTTCTTAGCAGGAATTGCAGGTTTTGTTTATTTTGCTGTTAAAGAAACAAAATATACTGTGACAGTTCTAAGTCAGCCCTTATCACAAGGTTTCAATACAATTCCAATCGCTTTAATTGGTCAAAATAATCCAATTGGTATTATTTTTTCAACAATTTTTTATTCAATAATGGATAATGGTCAAACATTTATTTCTGATGAATATTCATCAAGCGGAGTTAAAGAAGGTGGACTAGACATTATATTTGGTATTATTATTTATACTGCAGCGTTATCTAGCTCGTTTTCAAATTTTAGACCTATTAATATATTAAGAAGAGCTATTGCTTTAAATACTCAAAGTATTTATAAAAGAGAAAAGGCTAATGTAAAAGCAAAAATAAAAGAATATAAAGAAACTTATAAGAAGAATTTAGTTGTTGCCAAAGAAAATTACAACAAGAACAAGCCACAATTTGCTAAAATAAAAGCACAAATTAAAGAACTTGATAATTCTGTATTATTAAAAATTGGTAAAAACAAAAATAAAATGAACTCCAAGGAAGTGGAGACATTATTCCAAAATGTTGCTAAACAAAAATTAGAATTAAAACAAAAATTAGACCAATTGGGATACAATGAAATTCATGACCTTAAAAATATCTATCAGGCAAGCAAAATAAAAGTTCTTTCAGAATTTAGACTAAAAAAAGAAGAATATATCAATGAATTCAAATATATTTTCTGATACAAATATTCAATATTCAGTATACAAAAAATAAAATTCACTTAA
- a CDS encoding ABC transporter permease, with translation MMDILETSIQNVFFYAIVLGLAATAGLFSERAGIVNIGIEGTMAMGALGYAAVGKSFGETETPYLQFVLLIGAVIGGLLFSLIHGFATIILKSEHTISGVALNILAVGVASVFCSKEVLGDAQQLVSFNVQELSLAPTGFKNIISLKLFIFIGIMVLAFVMLKYSKWGLRFKAVGENPQAVDVAGINVYSYKWQGIVISGILAGLAGGIFVQSTRGFNGSVSGLGFLALAIMIMGHWNVLYVFICSFIFSIFYYMAVLAKDAPAFKTFSEGFFKKDLTNYGALFGMVPFVFTLISLVAFSKLSPGPAAAGVNYDKSKR, from the coding sequence ATGATGGATATTTTAGAAACATCAATTCAAAATGTTTTTTTCTATGCTATTGTTTTAGGCCTTGCAGCAACAGCTGGTTTATTTAGTGAACGTGCCGGAATTGTTAACATTGGTATTGAAGGAACAATGGCAATGGGCGCTCTCGGTTATGCAGCAGTTGGTAAAAGTTTTGGTGAGACAGAAACTCCATATTTACAATTTGTGCTTCTAATTGGTGCTGTAATTGGTGGACTTTTATTTAGTTTAATTCATGGTTTTGCCACAATTATATTAAAATCCGAGCACACAATTTCTGGTGTAGCATTAAACATTCTTGCAGTTGGTGTTGCATCAGTATTTTGTTCAAAAGAAGTATTAGGGGATGCCCAACAATTAGTTTCGTTTAATGTCCAAGAGTTATCACTTGCACCAACAGGGTTCAAAAATATAATTAGTTTGAAATTATTTATATTTATTGGAATAATGGTCTTAGCATTTGTAATGTTAAAATATTCAAAATGAGGGCTAAGATTTAAAGCTGTTGGTGAAAATCCCCAAGCCGTGGACGTCGCAGGTATTAATGTCTATAGTTATAAATGACAAGGTATAGTAATTTCAGGTATTTTAGCTGGCTTGGCTGGTGGAATATTTGTTCAATCAACAAGGGGTTTTAATGGTTCAGTTAGTGGACTTGGTTTCTTAGCACTTGCTATTATGATTATGGGACACTGAAACGTTTTATATGTTTTTATATGCTCGTTTATATTCTCAATATTCTATTATATGGCTGTTCTAGCAAAGGATGCACCAGCATTCAAAACATTTTCTGAAGGTTTCTTTAAAAAAGACTTAACAAATTATGGTGCTTTATTTGGAATGGTTCCATTTGTGTTTACATTAATATCGTTAGTTGCATTTAGCAAATTGTCTCCAGGACCTGCAGCTGCTGGTGTCAACTATGATAAATCTAAACGTTAA
- a CDS encoding IS1634 family transposase translates to MQKGGKKYLDYDVNKITLKEQKIEDDVKWDGFYGIFTNNFEMTNEEVLYTYRKLWQIEESFRILKTTFEVRPIYLWKKESIEGHFALCYLALAIHRLLEFSLESVIHPFKFTIDNIVRALRKLWLVVFKDANSSNKYFLRLKEPIIYKCLRQVLGIKRIPKWGNTKELKLW, encoded by the coding sequence TTGCAAAAAGGTGGCAAGAAATATCTTGATTATGATGTTAATAAGATTACACTAAAAGAACAAAAAATTGAAGATGATGTAAAATGAGATGGCTTTTATGGTATATTCACAAACAACTTTGAGATGACAAATGAAGAGGTTTTGTATACTTACAGAAAACTTTGACAAATTGAAGAATCGTTCAGAATATTAAAGACAACATTTGAAGTTAGACCGATTTATCTTTGAAAGAAAGAAAGTATTGAAGGACATTTTGCGTTGTGTTATTTGGCATTAGCAATTCATAGATTATTAGAATTCTCACTTGAGTCAGTTATACATCCTTTTAAGTTTACTATAGACAATATTGTTAGAGCATTAAGGAAACTTTGACTAGTTGTTTTTAAAGATGCAAATAGTTCAAATAAGTACTTTTTAAGGTTAAAAGAACCGATTATTTATAAGTGTTTAAGGCAAGTTTTAGGTATAAAAAGAATTCCAAAATGAGGAAACACAAAAGAACTTAAACTATGGTAA
- a CDS encoding MAG0865 family DivIVA-related protein — protein sequence MKKIESEKFFNKNFTRELNGYSVPEVDSFIDQLWNYIKDLESEIESLEEARNSERQRLNNKIIELENKQFNDLIDTNLRKKIKSNE from the coding sequence ATGAAAAAAATAGAAAGCGAAAAATTTTTTAATAAAAATTTTACAAGAGAATTAAATGGATACAGTGTTCCAGAAGTTGATTCATTTATAGATCAATTATGAAATTACATAAAGGATCTTGAAAGCGAGATTGAATCACTTGAAGAAGCAAGAAACAGCGAAAGACAAAGATTAAACAACAAAATCATTGAATTAGAAAACAAACAATTTAATGATTTAATTGACACAAATTTAAGAAAGAAAATTAAAAGCAATGAGTAA
- a CDS encoding BMP family ABC transporter substrate-binding protein encodes MSKKLSLKAISILGTAAAFTPIMLSAGCGETKFEEIVDSDGIKTLKTLADIKSIKNIKLKDGYTIENAPRTIFITDEGNVKDKSFNQSGWEALHKLSYELGLNGPTVKRGLHNSYVEPKDNKLIDAYKNAINSGFKYLVLNGFTHGDALSKFLKDDKYVEIIRKNKIVFIATDFDAKAQFDEFNKDKEENEKLKGHYISLLFETKQAGFMAGYAISKYLGEKYTEPEQKTVGTFGGIPYPAVTDFIEGLFKGMIYWNEKNPDKKVKSFADTINLSTNFKSNTAISKKAVEGIQNAQVVFPVAGSITAEMRNQMKTVKKEGQLIIGVDADQRKAYDKKAPFFTSVTKSVGQAIYTVLAELYSTGGTTIVSGFVEGMSDPQSTPLVYNKDDVTKSFVGVAPASILNAYGEEEQKKAQEALDEGVKKYLDDKTEIENRLTTVNQSMIENGNTSKYINYLAAETRK; translated from the coding sequence ATGTCAAAAAAACTTTCATTGAAAGCTATTTCAATTCTAGGAACAGCAGCAGCATTTACACCAATTATGTTATCTGCTGGCTGTGGAGAAACAAAATTTGAAGAAATTGTAGATAGTGATGGTATTAAAACACTTAAAACACTAGCTGATATTAAATCAATTAAGAATATAAAACTTAAGGATGGTTATACTATTGAAAATGCACCTAGAACAATATTTATAACAGATGAGGGTAATGTTAAGGATAAATCATTTAACCAATCAGGTTGAGAAGCACTTCATAAGTTATCTTATGAATTAGGACTTAATGGACCAACTGTTAAAAGAGGTTTACACAATTCATATGTTGAACCAAAAGACAATAAGTTAATTGACGCATATAAAAACGCAATCAATAGTGGCTTCAAGTACTTAGTTCTTAACGGTTTTACTCATGGAGATGCATTGTCAAAATTTTTAAAAGATGATAAATATGTAGAAATAATAAGAAAGAACAAGATTGTATTTATTGCAACTGATTTTGATGCAAAAGCTCAATTTGATGAATTTAATAAAGATAAAGAAGAAAATGAAAAACTTAAAGGCCATTATATTTCATTATTGTTTGAAACAAAACAAGCTGGTTTTATGGCAGGATATGCTATTTCTAAATACCTAGGTGAAAAATATACCGAACCTGAACAAAAAACAGTTGGTACTTTTGGTGGTATTCCTTATCCAGCAGTTACTGATTTTATTGAAGGTTTATTTAAAGGAATGATTTATTGAAACGAAAAGAATCCAGATAAAAAAGTTAAATCATTTGCTGATACAATTAACTTATCAACAAACTTTAAAAGCAATACAGCAATTTCTAAAAAGGCAGTTGAAGGTATTCAAAATGCACAAGTTGTATTTCCAGTTGCTGGTTCGATTACTGCTGAAATGCGTAATCAAATGAAAACCGTCAAAAAAGAAGGACAACTTATTATTGGTGTTGATGCTGACCAAAGAAAAGCATATGATAAAAAAGCACCATTCTTTACTTCTGTAACAAAGAGTGTTGGTCAAGCAATCTATACTGTGTTAGCTGAATTATATTCGACAGGCGGCACAACAATTGTATCTGGTTTTGTGGAAGGTATGTCTGATCCACAATCAACTCCTCTAGTTTATAACAAAGATGATGTAACAAAATCATTTGTAGGTGTTGCACCTGCAAGTATACTAAATGCTTATGGTGAAGAAGAACAAAAGAAGGCACAAGAAGCACTAGATGAGGGCGTTAAGAAATATTTAGACGATAAGACCGAAATTGAAAATAGATTAACAACAGTTAACCAATCAATGATTGAAAATGGTAATACAAGCAAGTATATCAATTATCTTGCTGCTGAAACAAGAAAATAA
- a CDS encoding tRNA (cytidine(34)-2'-O)-methyltransferase, with the protein MLNIVLFQPEISPNTGNIIRTCFALGAKLHIIKPIGFDLDPKYLSRPAAGRLLSDIEHEIHSSYNDFYQKYKNKNIYYLTRYGLKTYTSVNFKKEYKSNKEIWVMFGKESTGIDKEILQSNLDNCLRIPMMSEMRSINLANTVAIVGYEIMRQLNFNNLSLYEVQKEKDFLLKWKK; encoded by the coding sequence ATGCTTAATATTGTATTATTTCAACCTGAAATTTCACCAAACACAGGAAATATAATAAGAACTTGTTTTGCACTAGGTGCAAAGCTTCATATTATTAAACCTATTGGTTTTGATCTTGATCCTAAGTATTTATCAAGGCCAGCAGCAGGACGCTTGCTCAGCGATATTGAACATGAAATTCATTCATCATATAATGATTTTTATCAAAAATATAAAAATAAAAACATTTATTATTTGACAAGATATGGTCTCAAAACATATACAAGTGTAAATTTCAAAAAAGAATATAAAAGTAATAAAGAAATTTGAGTTATGTTTGGTAAGGAATCAACTGGAATTGACAAGGAAATTTTGCAATCTAATTTAGATAATTGTCTTAGAATTCCAATGATGAGCGAAATGAGATCAATTAATTTAGCTAACACCGTTGCTATTGTGGGTTATGAAATTATGAGACAGTTAAACTTTAATAATTTAAGTTTATATGAAGTTCAAAAAGAAAAGGATTTTTTATTGAAATGGAAAAAATAG